ACAAATGATGATGGAGACGATAAGCAGCCAAAGCCTGGTCCATTTCCCTGGGTGGTAGCCATCATTTACAAAGGAGTTTACTTGGCGGGCGGATCCCTTATTCACCCAAAAGTGGTCCTAACAGCAGCTCACATCACACTGAGCATGGTCGCTAACGAAACTGTGGTTAGGGCCGGCGAGTTTGACATGAACTCCACAAATGAACCCTTTCAGCATGAGGAGCGCAATGTGGAGAGGATTGTGAGACATGAAGGATTCGTTTATGGGACAGGTGCCAATAACTTGGCGCTTATTTTCGTAAAAACGATGTTCGGGTTAAAGGACCACATTGGAATTATAGCGCTGCCAAACCCACAAACGTCGTTCGAGGGACGTCGCTGCACGGTAGTCGGTTGGGAAAAGGAGAGCTCCCAGGAACGACACTTTGGGGGAATCATGAGGCAAGTTGAGTTACCCATGGTGGACAGGGCGACATGTGAGGATCAGTTAAAAAAAGCCAACATGGGTAGAGACTTTCAACTTGCTCAGAGCCTGATTTGCGCTGGAGGTGAACGGGACCGGGATATCTGCTTTGGCAGTGGAGGTTCTGGATTGTTCTGCCCCCTCGGAGGAGAGAATCCACATGCCTACGTACAGGCTGGGATCGTAGTCTGGGGCATCGATTGTGGGTCAAAGGACATCCCAGGAACATATACAAATGTGGCAATGTTCAGAAGTTGGGTTGATCAAATGCTGATATACTGGATATGACCAGTTCattattaatatacaaaataaataaatttttgcttttgattaattaaattgattataaacaaaagagaacgctaaagtcgagtttcccgactatcagatatccgagtgggcgtggcaaacaaatttttgtcaTATTGTGtggaagttttgggcggtttgtgggcgtggcaacatgggtctaCGTCTATGGCTTTAAAGTctgcatgcctaatctcaactttctaacttttatAGTTCCGGAGATCGCTATGTTCGgatactttatatgttcggaaacgcccaatacttttcaacgaatctagcatacactttttactctacgagtaacgggtataaaaacaagagagaacgctatagtcgagttccccgactatctgatacccgttactcagctagtgaaagtgcgaaggagtcttcagcaccgacagtttttggcggtttgtgggcgctagagtgggcgtggcaaaaaattttttgcaaatcgatagaaatttacaagacta
This sequence is a window from Drosophila teissieri strain GT53w chromosome 2R, Prin_Dtei_1.1, whole genome shotgun sequence. Protein-coding genes within it:
- the LOC122612409 gene encoding phenoloxidase-activating factor 2-like gives rise to the protein MIQSAEEAHGQPDSKSEEEEVPITYLPLQASDPIAHQNNIPTKADIPITAVVPTAPRNNVPTGNCVPINQCLIRKNRSVCQNNQVCCDVIKENPNSLVETHGQPGPDPTSSSSEDEGVSITYTPPKASDEIPLKAGIPITYFPRKVSVPTPQHNTSKEAGIPITYWPTKASTQNDVSMEALPKTNDDGDDKQPKPGPFPWVVAIIYKGVYLAGGSLIHPKVVLTAAHITLSMVANETVVRAGEFDMNSTNEPFQHEERNVERIVRHEGFVYGTGANNLALIFVKTMFGLKDHIGIIALPNPQTSFEGRRCTVVGWEKESSQERHFGGIMRQVELPMVDRATCEDQLKKANMGRDFQLAQSLICAGGERDRDICFGSGGSGLFCPLGGENPHAYVQAGIVVWGIDCGSKDIPGTYTNVAMFRSWVDQMLIYWI